One Desulfobulbus propionicus DSM 2032 DNA segment encodes these proteins:
- a CDS encoding secondary thiamine-phosphate synthase enzyme YjbQ has product MKSYHKELWFHVPTRRALINITPDVEKCVAESGICEGLLLCNAMHITASVFINDDEPGLHDDYEQWLERLAPHEPVNQYRHNGYEDNADAHLKRQIMGREVVVAITEGKLHFGTWEQIFYGEFDGRRKKRVLVKIIGE; this is encoded by the coding sequence ATGAAAAGTTATCATAAAGAACTCTGGTTTCATGTCCCCACCCGACGCGCCTTGATCAACATTACCCCAGACGTGGAAAAATGCGTGGCGGAAAGCGGTATTTGCGAGGGGTTGCTGTTGTGCAACGCCATGCACATCACCGCTTCGGTGTTCATCAATGACGATGAGCCGGGGCTGCATGACGATTATGAACAGTGGCTGGAACGGCTCGCTCCCCATGAACCGGTCAACCAGTACCGCCACAACGGCTACGAGGACAATGCCGATGCCCATCTGAAACGGCAGATCATGGGGAGGGAGGTGGTCGTGGCGATCACCGAGGGCAAACTCCATTTCGGCACCTGGGAGCAGATCTTCTACGGGGAATTCGACGGCCGGCGCAAGAAACGGGTGCTGGTCAAGATCATTGGCGAATGA